Proteins from a single region of Aureibacter tunicatorum:
- a CDS encoding DUF58 domain-containing protein, with protein MKRNQREYPENVYTSLESLLSMEKHAVGFSLLAKKQKVKSILGGKHASKLRGRGMDFEESRKYVAGDDIRNIDWKVTARTKTTHTKVFTEEKEKPALVIVDQSNSMFFGSKVKTKAVVAAEAAALMAFRILKDGDRVGGAIFSGDELEVLKPKRDRRNALRFLEKMVQYNHKLGQDDTATFEKNLQRGIAEINNMITHDFLVVIIGDFIHYSEDLLKSLRLMSRKNDVILVRVTDPMDFILPNEDIVLSEGDKQILARGGRKELRNKLKEENEMNKLKFESMLKKYRIPVINLNTEEEVHEQVKNILTQ; from the coding sequence ATGAAGCGTAATCAACGAGAGTATCCAGAGAATGTATATACTTCACTGGAAAGCTTGCTGAGTATGGAAAAGCATGCTGTGGGTTTTAGTTTGTTGGCTAAGAAACAAAAAGTAAAATCCATACTTGGAGGGAAGCATGCCTCAAAGCTTAGAGGTAGAGGAATGGATTTCGAAGAGTCTAGAAAGTATGTGGCTGGAGATGATATTAGAAATATAGATTGGAAGGTAACTGCTCGAACGAAAACAACGCATACTAAAGTATTTACAGAAGAAAAGGAAAAGCCTGCTTTGGTTATTGTTGACCAGTCCAATAGCATGTTTTTCGGCTCCAAAGTCAAAACAAAAGCTGTTGTGGCTGCTGAAGCCGCGGCTTTGATGGCTTTTAGAATATTGAAAGATGGAGATCGAGTAGGCGGAGCTATATTTTCCGGAGACGAGCTTGAAGTTTTGAAGCCCAAGCGAGATCGTAGAAATGCTTTGCGATTTCTTGAAAAGATGGTTCAGTATAATCATAAGCTAGGGCAGGATGATACAGCGACATTTGAGAAAAACCTTCAAAGAGGAATCGCGGAGATTAACAATATGATTACCCATGATTTTCTGGTGGTGATTATTGGAGATTTCATACATTATTCAGAGGATTTGCTTAAGTCGTTGCGTCTTATGAGTCGAAAGAATGATGTGATTCTTGTGAGAGTTACAGACCCTATGGATTTTATTTTGCCTAATGAAGATATCGTTCTAAGCGAAGGCGACAAGCAGATACTGGCAAGAGGAGGCCGAAAAGAGCTACGCAATAAGCTTAAAGAGGAAAATGAGATGAATAAGTTGAAATTCGAATCTATGCTGAAGAAGTATCGAATTCCGGTAATCAATCTCAATACCGAAGAGGAAGTGCATGAACAAGTGAAGAACATTTTAACACAATGA
- a CDS encoding DUF4381 domain-containing protein, which translates to MLIDIIQSDLIGDSLKSLASTAELHPILEPEAVSFSFDTLGWKIVFVLMFLLVLGLLWMLVSWYRANAYRREALRLVDEFEASENSNEAKVAESLKILKSLAILKFGRDKVAALKGKEWLVYLESLASGKVSLIKFDTMINKALYSSGALDANEVMEFNDNVKKWIRTHA; encoded by the coding sequence ATGCTGATTGATATAATTCAAAGCGATTTGATTGGCGATTCATTGAAAAGCCTTGCTTCAACAGCAGAGCTTCATCCCATATTGGAGCCGGAAGCAGTGAGTTTTAGTTTTGATACGCTAGGTTGGAAGATCGTTTTTGTTCTGATGTTTTTATTGGTTTTAGGTTTGCTATGGATGCTTGTCAGTTGGTATAGAGCTAATGCTTACAGAAGAGAAGCTTTACGTTTGGTGGATGAATTTGAGGCTAGCGAAAATTCAAACGAAGCGAAAGTCGCCGAATCGTTGAAAATTCTGAAGAGCCTGGCAATATTGAAATTTGGCAGAGACAAAGTCGCGGCTTTGAAAGGGAAGGAATGGCTTGTTTACCTTGAAAGTTTGGCTTCTGGCAAAGTTAGCTTGATAAAGTTTGATACGATGATTAACAAAGCTTTGTATAGCAGTGGTGCCTTGGATGCCAATGAAGTGATGGAGTTTAATGATAATGTGAAAAAGTGGATTAGAACTCATGCCTGA
- a CDS encoding VWA domain-containing protein, with amino-acid sequence MPDNLEFAHIWVFVLLPLPILIYWLMPPLRMKSSSLSFPNFKKTSEYSGQKPKKAASIKKKNAFIYLMLFIIWSVLIVALAAPELVGKPELKIKESRNFLIVADISFSMAQTDWVVDGQKVRRWDAVKNVIHDFIGKREGDRMGLIFFGSDAFIQAPFTPDLEVVSKMLDEADVGMAGQRTMIGKAIVKGVEMFKEDTIQSKVMLVLTDGIDAGVDIQPLDAAEIAKSDSIQIYTIGIGDPSRPESDLDEETLKDVAELTEAKYFLGTDTEELEKVYAELDELEPIEYEEESYVPRTPLYQFPLAIAVLLMLLFGGLGSLVSLFKKIKN; translated from the coding sequence ATGCCTGATAACTTAGAATTTGCCCATATATGGGTATTTGTGTTGTTGCCATTGCCGATTTTGATTTATTGGCTAATGCCGCCTTTGAGAATGAAATCTTCTTCATTGTCATTTCCAAATTTTAAAAAGACCTCTGAATATTCCGGACAAAAACCCAAAAAAGCAGCCAGTATAAAGAAAAAAAATGCATTCATATACTTGATGTTATTTATTATTTGGAGTGTTTTGATAGTCGCATTAGCTGCTCCTGAATTGGTCGGAAAGCCAGAGTTGAAGATTAAAGAGTCAAGGAATTTTTTGATTGTGGCTGATATCTCGTTCAGCATGGCTCAAACGGATTGGGTCGTGGATGGTCAAAAAGTAAGACGTTGGGATGCCGTGAAAAATGTGATTCATGACTTTATAGGAAAAAGAGAGGGGGATCGAATGGGTTTGATATTCTTTGGAAGCGATGCCTTTATTCAAGCGCCATTTACCCCGGATTTGGAAGTCGTAAGCAAGATGCTGGATGAGGCTGATGTGGGAATGGCCGGACAACGTACTATGATCGGCAAAGCTATAGTAAAAGGTGTTGAAATGTTTAAGGAAGACACCATTCAATCTAAAGTTATGCTTGTGTTGACTGATGGAATTGATGCAGGAGTAGATATACAACCTCTTGACGCTGCTGAAATAGCCAAGTCGGATTCCATTCAGATTTATACTATAGGAATAGGAGATCCGAGTCGACCTGAATCGGATTTGGATGAAGAGACGCTTAAAGATGTCGCAGAGCTAACCGAAGCGAAATATTTCCTTGGAACGGATACTGAAGAACTGGAAAAAGTCTATGCCGAATTGGATGAACTTGAGCCGATCGAATACGAGGAGGAGTCATATGTTCCCAGAACACCTTTGTACCAATTCCCTTTAGCAATTGCAGTTTTGTTGATGCTTCTTTTTGGTGGATTGGGAAGTTTAGTGTCATTGTTTAAGAAAATTAAAAATTAA